The Stigmatella aurantiaca DW4/3-1 genome contains the following window.
CGTGAACAGGGACCGTCCGGTTCTTGTCGTGGATCAGTCTGGCCACCTGGCCTACGTGAACCAGAAGGCGTTCGAGGTCGTCTGCATCGAGATGACAGGGAAAAAGGAGTGCGATGCCCCCAGGTCGGTCACGGACAATGGTGGGGAATGGGTCAAAGACAGCATCACCCAAAAATACACAGGGTTGCTCCGTGAGTCTCCTGCCTTCGAGCCGTTCTTCCAGGCGATGGGAAAGGGGCTCCTGCTGGGGCTGATGCACACGAACCCGGTCCAATTTGTCAAAGAATCCGAAAAGGACATCCTTCAGACCATTCAAGCGCTGCGCGCAGCCGGGCTCACGACCGTTGCGGATGGAGGACTGGCGAGCAAGGGACAGATCGATGCTGTGAAGTTCCTGGCGGAGAGGCCGAATTTCCCGCTGCGAATCACGGGCCTCGTGCGGGACAACGCTGCGTCAGGCGACGCCAAGCATCCGCCGATCCTGCCTTCGGGACCGGACTGCGACCCAACCCAGGATACCCAGTGCAAGCTGCCGATGTGGCTGGGCGTTGGCGGCATCAAGCTCTGGGTAGACGGGTCGACGCAAGGCTGCACCGCACAGCTCGCGCCCCCCTACAAGTACCAGGATCCCGGACACTGCGCTCAGGCGGGGGAGGGCCGGTCCGACTTCACCACGGATCAAATCGTCACTCGATTGAAGGATCTCTGGAATACGGGGGCGTGGCGGTTCCAACTGCATGCCAATGGCAACGGCGCGAACCAGACGGCCATCGATGCGTTCACGCAGCTCCAGATGCAGAAAGTGAACCCTCACCGGCTGCTGTTCATCCACAACACGGTGGGAGCGGAGACGATCTCCGAGCAGCTCGGCAGCATGCGCAAGGGCACCCTCTTTGTGGGCGAGAAGAAGGTGCCTGCCCTGGACGCGCGGGTGACGCACCTCATCGGCCATGTGGCGTACTGGGGCAATGCCCTCGAGGGGATGCTGGGAAAAGAGGGCGCGCAGAACATCGACCCGATAGCGTTTGATCGCCAGTATGAAGTCCCGTTCTCGTTCCACAGCGACTCGATGGTGACCCCCTCGCGCCCGCTCTGGTTCGTGGAGCAGGCCGTCACGCGTCGCACGTGGACGTATCCCGATTTCACGAAGACCCCCAATCCCGTCCCCGTGCTCGGGGCCCGTCATGTGGCGACAGTCGAAGAGGCGCTGCGCGCGATCACGGTGGAACCGGCCCGTCAGCACGAACTCGACGCGTGGCTGGGCAGCATCGAGGAGGGAAAGGTGGCGGACTTCGTCGTGCTGGGGGCCAATCCTCTCGACTACGACCCCTCCAAGGGAGGAGACCCCACGAAGCTCAGCCAGATTCCGGTGATTCAGACGTACCTGAACGGCCAGCCCACCGTTGGCAGCCACTGACCTGATTCTATCAGACGCTGCCCACCCGCCGCTCAGTACCTCAAGCCGTGGGCGGTGGGGTACAGCGGGTGGGCCGTATCATGAGGCACATCCATGGAGGAGGGCAGCTCGAAGGGGAGCTTGCCCTCCGGTCCGGCCTTGCCCGTCAAGACGTCGAACAGCGTGGTATCGCTCACGCCGAGGTTGCCGAGGAGCGCGCCGACCTTGTCTTGGAGGTGGGTCAGGATCGCCGGCCGGACCATGTAGACCGTGACGGACATGCTGCATGCGGTCAGGAACTTTCGGACTGCCGCGTCGGGGTGGCTCGAAGGATGGTCTCGTGCCATCCCGAGGCCGCGGCTGCTGACCCGAGGTCTACCTCATTCGTCCACGTCCCCCCGTGCCCTTCGGGCGCGGGGTCACTCCGAGTAGGGTCATGCAGCCGAACTTGAACCGGCTCCTGCGAGCGCTTGCTCGCGAGGGGCTTGAGGTGGCCTACGACGGCCGCCTCTACACCCTCCGCCTCCAGGGAGATGCGAATGCACCCCCGGCCGAGGTGCTCCTCCCGCCGGACCTGCCCGTGGAGGGCAAGGCTTTCCGTCAACTCGCCCAGCTGGCCGCCTTGAAACACCCGGGCGGTGGCGCTGTCCTGCGGGTGCGCGCCACCCCCGACTTTCACCCTGGAGACTCCGGGGTGGCCATCGGCTCGGTGCTGCATACCCAGGGCATGGTGGTTCCTGGCGCGGTGGGGACCGACATCAACTGTGGCATGCGCCTGCATGTCGCCGACCTGAGCGTGGACACGTTCCTCTCGCGCCGGGGCGACTTCGTGGAGCGGATGAAGGGCCACTATTTCTTCGGCACCCGGGATGTGGCCATGTCGTCGCGTGCCGCCGAGGCGCTCCTGCGCGACGGCATCCCGGGATGGCTGCTGGAGACAATGGAACACCCCCTGGGCTGCGCGGCGCGGGCGGACCTCTCCCAGCTCGATCGCGAGTCCACCCGGATTCACCTGGGAGGAGCCCTGGAGGGAACGCCTGCCTGGGCGCCCGTGGGGTACCTCAAGTCCGATGTCGTGCGGGACGCGGGGTTGGCCACCATCGGTGGGGGCAACCACTTTGTCGAGGTGCAGCGCGTGGAGTCCATCAGGGATCGGACGCGGGCGTGGGAGTGGGGCGTCCGGGAAGGGCAGCTCGCCTTCATGATCCACTCGGGCTCGCGTGACATGGGCAAGCACGTGGGAGGGGCGTGGCAGGACCGGGCGCGGGCGGCGTGGCCTGCGGGAAAACCCTTTCCGGACAGCGGCATCCTGCCGTTGTCGGAGCCAGCCTTGGTGGCGGAGTATCTCCGGGCCGAGGCCACCGCCGCCAACTACGCCTTCCTCAACCGGCTGTTGTTGGCGGAACTGCTGCGGCACACCTTGCGTGAGCTGTTTGGCGACGTCGAAGCCCCGCTGATCTACGACGTGCCCCACAACATTACCCTGCCGTGGGAGGGGGGCTGGCTGGCGCGCAAGGGAGCGTGCCCCGCGGAGGCGGATCAGCCCGTCATCATCCCCGGGTCCATGGGGGCCCCCTCCTACCTGATGGTGGGCTGTGGAGAGACAAGGGCCTTGGCCTCGGCCTCGCATGGGGCGGGGCGGGCGCGCTCGCGCTTCTCCATGGCCCGGGGAGGCGCGGACCGGCGGGACGAGGCCTTGGGGCTCACCGGCGTGGACTGCATCACCTTGAGAGCGGAGCGCCGCATCGAGGAGGCTCCTGCCGCATACAAGCCCATTGGCCCGGTGGTGGCCTCACAGGTGGAGGCGGGGATTGTCCGTGAGGTCGCACGGCTGTCCCCCCTGCTGACCTTCAAGGCGTAAACTCGACTGATAAGGCAGGGCTATCAGGGGTGATGGAAACATGTATTGGCCTTATCGATGTCCCCGGCGCATCTTTCGGGGCGAATCGAGAGGAATGCCATGACCCTTGCAGCCCTTGCCGGATTGAGATCGGGAGCGCTTCACGCTGTCTCCGGGCCGGACCACTTGCTGAGCCTGGCGCCGCTCTCCCTGCGCATTCACCGGCGTGCTTGGCGGGTGGGGTTGCTGTGGGGGGTGGGGCACTCGCTGGGCACCTTGGCGTGCGCGGCGGCCGTGGTGTGGGTGGCCTCGATGCTGGAGCTGGCGGTCCTCAGCACCTGGGGAGACCGTTTGGCAGGAGGCGCCCTGCTGGTGACGGGGGCGATGGGCCTGCTCCGCTGGAGGGCTTATCGCCCCTAGGGTGAGCACCCCTCCCAGCATGGAAGCAGCACGGCAACGGCCTGGGGCGTCCTTCTCGTGGGCCTCATCCATGGACTGACGGGCGCTGCGGCGGTGTTGCTCCTGCTGCCCGCGGCGGTCTCGGCCTCGGGCGTCTGGCAGGCACTGTTCCTGGGAGGCTTCGCGCTGGAGAGCACGCTGGCGATGGCGGCGTTGACGGCGGCCCTGTCGGCCACCTCGAGGGCCTTGCCGAAGCCCGAGGTGCTCCTGCGCCATGTGCCCGCAGTAGCATCCGTGGGCTCCGTACTGCTGGGAGGCTGGTGGGTGGTGGCCTGATGCGAACGTGAGTTAGACACTTCACACATACAGGGCCGAGGGGCTCAGCAGTTTGAAATGGCCCACTCGCACTTCCTGTCGCTCAGTCCTAAACAAGAGATGTTTAAGTGTTCATTGCTTCTATCCATGCGAAGTCAGGACTGGGCATCCCGAATGTGCCCAGTATCCTGCGCGCCACCATGGCGGATCCAAAGAGCACGGTGAACAGGCGGTCCCTCCTGAAACTCGGAGGCGCGGGCGCGGCAGGACTGTTTCTGAGCGGCAGCAACGCCGAGGCTCAGAAACGAGCGGGCTATCCGGCGCCCACTGGCGTCGACACCGGCAAGGTCGTTGACGGGAAGGTCCAGTTTCCCCCTTGGCGCGCGCCGGAAGACCCTCCCACGCCCCCCGTGGCCGCTCCACTTCCCCCCGATCAGCGCGTGGG
Protein-coding sequences here:
- a CDS encoding RtcB family protein, with translation MQPNLNRLLRALAREGLEVAYDGRLYTLRLQGDANAPPAEVLLPPDLPVEGKAFRQLAQLAALKHPGGGAVLRVRATPDFHPGDSGVAIGSVLHTQGMVVPGAVGTDINCGMRLHVADLSVDTFLSRRGDFVERMKGHYFFGTRDVAMSSRAAEALLRDGIPGWLLETMEHPLGCAARADLSQLDRESTRIHLGGALEGTPAWAPVGYLKSDVVRDAGLATIGGGNHFVEVQRVESIRDRTRAWEWGVREGQLAFMIHSGSRDMGKHVGGAWQDRARAAWPAGKPFPDSGILPLSEPALVAEYLRAEATAANYAFLNRLLLAELLRHTLRELFGDVEAPLIYDVPHNITLPWEGGWLARKGACPAEADQPVIIPGSMGAPSYLMVGCGETRALASASHGAGRARSRFSMARGGADRRDEALGLTGVDCITLRAERRIEEAPAAYKPIGPVVASQVEAGIVREVARLSPLLTFKA
- a CDS encoding amidohydrolase, encoding MQKRESLVWVEVTFPSFQNVMNRSLRQEPLLACHMLSRAFVSLAALTLLASCTTRGGIGAGGDGTVLFVGKILTMDDQGTIAEAVSVDKRGRILKVGTEEEVRKGLNAEVEPIRLAEGQVLMPGFIDPHIHLLPTLLQSLPVTHNLAPCLPPPYKAANSEGCQNYVLPALKSMRPPSTGKLEGAEFIVGMNLDPSRQALGSDECSKDKITPFMDRPMQYLEDCVNRDRPVLVVDQSGHLAYVNQKAFEVVCIEMTGKKECDAPRSVTDNGGEWVKDSITQKYTGLLRESPAFEPFFQAMGKGLLLGLMHTNPVQFVKESEKDILQTIQALRAAGLTTVADGGLASKGQIDAVKFLAERPNFPLRITGLVRDNAASGDAKHPPILPSGPDCDPTQDTQCKLPMWLGVGGIKLWVDGSTQGCTAQLAPPYKYQDPGHCAQAGEGRSDFTTDQIVTRLKDLWNTGAWRFQLHANGNGANQTAIDAFTQLQMQKVNPHRLLFIHNTVGAETISEQLGSMRKGTLFVGEKKVPALDARVTHLIGHVAYWGNALEGMLGKEGAQNIDPIAFDRQYEVPFSFHSDSMVTPSRPLWFVEQAVTRRTWTYPDFTKTPNPVPVLGARHVATVEEALRAITVEPARQHELDAWLGSIEEGKVADFVVLGANPLDYDPSKGGDPTKLSQIPVIQTYLNGQPTVGSH
- a CDS encoding beta-glucosidase, with the protein product MSVTVYMVRPAILTHLQDKVGALLGNLGVSDTTLFDVLTGKAGPEGKLPFELPSSMDVPHDTAHPLYPTAHGLRY